The nucleotide sequence TGAAATACAACTCCTTATTCCTTATActataaaagagaaggaaaattattCACACAATAATATAGAATGAACTACCTTAGTAGaggtaattatttctattttgcatcTTTCTGATCTTGATATATGTACATTACCCATGAAAGAAGGACACATGCTAGAAACAAATAATATCCACATATCTGGGATGAAGTATATATACTAGTACAAATTTGTTCAGAACCATGAATCCCTTGCAATTATGGTAATTAAGTGTAATGAAGACCActgtaaaaagtaaaatatattcatttttctgtGCTATAAGTGTTCTTGACAACCACCGTAAAAAGTACAATATATTCACTTTTCTGCACCCTAGTGTCAGTGTCTGTCAGTGTCAACTACCATAAAGAGAGATGTAATCACTTTTCTGtgctatgtatattttctttgtgtcATAGAACAGGCTTTGCAGAACTCTGAGTATAGTATATCATAGCAGCTGTGAAGTTGATTGTCCCTGCAAGGAAGAAAACTGGAAACCAGCGGCCATGTGATGCTACCACTAATTCAGCTGTCAGTGGACCACACAGAATTCCTGGTATTGTTGCCTGTAAAGTAAATAATTCTATCATGACTTTCTTTTGGTAGATTTTCTTCTATCAAGTAACTTTTCACAGGTTATAAAACCATACTATATTACTACTTTATTAAGAATATCACTgggataatttaaaatttattgtatatttgttttgtgaaatatgtTTACACAGACTTATTGCTCCATAAGTACTGAGCCACCAACAAGTCAATTattagaccttgtgacctcactTGATTTACTCTTTCCTTGAGTTTTCGGGAAAATGCTCTTTTAACTAATACCATCAATATCaaagttgtcatcattattgtagacATCTTATATACTTTAATGTTGTTAGTATTGCCTACAGCAATATGAGATAAAAGAGCATATAtccaaaaagcaaagaaaaggcaagattagtaatactagtaattaactccctagtgactaagcacttgtggagccatccatgtataaaaacaattaataaactaaactcaaattggacatggcatgtacaatcactaaaaaaaatatctttacttgGGAGTTGACAAACTCGAAACAATCACTAAGAGAAGGATGCGGACCCCTTTTATTCTGCTGCAACCATCCAATGGGACTTGCCATTATGCTGCAGCAGAAATTGTTGCACTGTTTGGGTGGATGCACAGCAGCAGGAGACCATGGAATTTATTTAGGACTTAAGTTTCTTAgatcatatatgttatgtaagcAGGGATATCAATATCAGGTCGAACTCACAGCACTTTTTCCCACCATTTTTGTTgtcgtatcatattgttaagtcagaaaaagtaaagatacttttttagtgaatgtacatacataccatccCCAGCAGAAGTGACTTAAGATTGAACATTAATTATAAATGAAAGAAGCTGAGCTGGTTTAAACTATAAGGTTGTTCCTAAAACAGTAAAGATAAAAGCTATAAACTTATTAAAACTGAACTTATCAAACAGAAAATTCTTAAAGTTAagtaattatcattttgatatgaTGTTATCCTATGAGAATACTAGTTTCCATATACTAACAAATCATATAAGAGTCAATGAGTTAAACTGGAGAAAATGGAATagaacatcattaaaaaaaaaaaattgcaatttacTTACTATAGTATTTGATATGGCAAATGTAATGCCAGCATGATTTGGTGCTACATCTGCATGGTTGCTTAAGTGTCCTGATGAATTAGCAGCACAAAGCCCCATGGCCAGTGATATCACCctacaggaaaaaaaggaaaatgtgaacaCAAATGAAGCAATAAATCTTACatgaatgaacaataaaaaaaataataataagttcataaaaagtaaaataaaacaataataataaacacatggAGAGTACTCAAACAAATAATCATGTAAATCCAcaatatgaaaagaataaaattatcacacacaaaaaaaaaatttaactgaagTTTCATGTTCAAATGATATCCTGTATCTGATCAACAGCAGACTTACAGAACTGCAACCACCAGGTTAGAGACTTCAGGGAAGAAAGCAAGACACAGTCCCGGTCCAACAAGTCCAAAAAAGGTCATTAAGCGCCGTACTCTCAGGACAGGCCACCCAACATTGATCATCTGGTCAGCAATGTGGCCCCAAGCTGAAGAACATTTAAGGTCCATAAGAAAGAACACATAGCCAAGGAGGGAAAATCATATTCACATGTATTAATGTTTTTGATTAGTGTATAACTTCAATGTAATAAGCCCTCTAAAATAACACAAAGTGTTTTGGCCAGGTTCACTCAAAGCATAACATGACATATGTGGTTCCTTGTGTTAGCACAAAGATGCTGAAAAGTAATCAAACTATGCTGACCGCTGTGCTCGATTCATATCAAGACTGTTTGCACAAGACAAAAATTAGGAGTGCAGtaacattttttctccctttgcctTTGATTCTGGACAAGCAAACTATTGATTTTCAAAAATCTTGCTGAGTGAGGGTATATTCTGACTTTAGAAAGCTGTTGCTTGAGAACTAGCACCGTAAGAGGCATGAAGCTCCATTCCAAAATGGCGTGCAGACTTGAGAGCAGCCTTCATTATCACAAAGTACAGGGGCCACCTAGAATTATAGCCTACTCTCATACTCTTATCACTGTATGTATTGATATCACTCTGATCTTGGGTTAAGAGATAAttagagcaaataaaaaaaagaaaactactaGATACAGTATTTGAATCACTTATCTATTAAAAGGCAAAAATGTATTAGCAAACATCTAATTGGTACCTAGTTCTTTCTCAAAGAATTTCCTACAGCCTCAAAATTAAGAATAATTTTTCTGTATCATGTTATTTAATATCTTCCAGCATTCTTTAGTGACATTTACACTAGCAGATCTAATGAAATTCAGATgtggagcaaaagaaaaaaaaagtattgccaAGACAGAAAATTTACAGAAAAGATAACTTTATGGGAATACGAAAGACAGGAAAACTCAAATGGATACCCCAGAAACTGCAACAATTACCCACAAAAGCAAAACTTCTCTTAATACAGTATTTAGATTAACACAAATAATGTAGATATAAAGTTTCCTATATATGTAAAGATCATTATCAATGCAATAGTGGAGGACGCAGAGGTCTTGAAATAAGtgcaatatatgaataatttaataaaatcattaaCACACACCATATGTTTTTTACAGATACACTGAAAAATTTTGTGTCAACATGTCAAACTGATACTGTAGATCGTATCCATACTTTAATTCTTGACTTCTCTAAATGCAAAAATCTTTGAACAACTTCCATGCATGAAGtaatcttttaattttctataaTCAATACTTAATCTGGAATATTTTCGGGAAGCTGTAAATTTCAAACTAAAATCCCAAGAGGATGAGAATATATGTGAGCAGTTGTACATGAGTAAAAAACAAGCTAACCTTAAATAATGAGTGTTATAAAAAACATGACTGGCAATTTTAGACCATACTAATACAGACAAAACAGTATCCTACTAGAATATTTAAGTAAAAATTTACTCACACTGGTATTATAAGTGCCTGGTATGCTTACCTTAACAAGCAGAGGCTATCGGGCATTAATCACTTTCACCAAATATTTTCACTGTATCCTCATAATcacacatataacaaacacaatTGCCTTCAAACATCAGAGAAGTGGTATGCAATATATAAAGACTCAGATCATAAATCTACAGCACTATCAACATATAAGAATGTTTGGTTCCTGGTTATCCACCAGAAAAGTTTAAAGATAAGACAAAATTTACCCATTATTTGatggaaatttttaataaaaacaaatacaaatattttccATTTGCATTCTGAAAATACATGAAACCAAGAAAATATTAACATTTGATCTGCTTACCTACTCCACAGAGTGAGCTGATTATATAAGGCACTGCTGTGAGACTCATACTCTCCTTGTTGGCCCCTAACGTTCGTGAAAGGTAGGTTGGCAGCCACTGCATTATGATGTAGTTGCTCCAGTTCATGGCAAAGTGAGCTATATAAATGGACCATAATGACCAGTGACTTATCCATTCTATCCAAGAGACACACATGACTTCCTGgaatattagtaaaaattatGAATTTCTAGGTAATGTGCTAATCCTATTTAATTTTTGATTCTTTAATTTATgatatatcagtctatatataaatatggaaatacacacatacatatatataaataaataaatatatatatacatatatatatatatatatatatatatatatatatatatatatgtatatatatatatatatatatatatatatatatatatatatatatatatttataatttcttccCATAGCCTTTTTTGACAAAGTGCATTCTAATtcaaaataacttaaaaatataaaataaataccttCTCAAGAAGTTGCTGTCCTT is from Penaeus monodon isolate SGIC_2016 chromosome 12, NSTDA_Pmon_1, whole genome shotgun sequence and encodes:
- the LOC119579526 gene encoding sodium-dependent phosphate transport protein 1, chloroplastic-like (The sequence of the model RefSeq protein was modified relative to this genomic sequence to represent the inferred CDS: added 32 bases not found in genome assembly), with product MDQCQAVCPFRMKFQWRSFGYKSKVVVLCSVANFINAADRVLMPLAIVPMANEYKWSLYWQGWILSAFAFGYFTSQIIGANAVNKYGGRRVLCFAVLLWSLSTIVTPLAAAYLPALITARVILGLGEGLGLPTIFQLFAQHIPPDERSRAFGYMVAAGSVGQTVASLFAPHLDWHVSFEIFGCIGLLWVVCWLLTYHDPPIHADEEGQQLLEKEVMCVSWIEWISHWSLWSIYIAHFAMNWSNYIIMQWLPTYLSRTLGANKESMSLTAVPYIISSLCGVAWGHIADQMINVGWPVLRVRRLMTFFGLVGPGLCLAFFPEVSNLVVAVLVISLAMGLCAANSSGHLSNHADVAPNHAGITFAISNTIATIPGILCGPLTAELVVASHGRWFPVFFLAGTINFTAAMIYYTQSSAKPVL